Part of the Haematospirillum jordaniae genome is shown below.
AATCCCGCCGTGGCATAGAACCCGCCACGAGCACTTCTCAAGGCCTTATCAAGATCTGTGGCCGGTGCCTTGCCGCCAGAAAAAGGTAACCGCGCTGAAAAATCCACAGAACGACACTCCGCACACCAACAGTTGGAAGGGCGTCTCCCCCTAGGAACGACGCAAAGACGAACGCAACACCTGCCCCCGCCCAACAAAAAAGCGCGGCGTTGTATAAATAGAAGGCCCAACAATACCGAAAATTGCAAGAGAAAATAGCATGCAGGCATCTTTTGATTGTTATCGTTGCATGCACCTAGGATTAATAGATGCAATCATTCAGGCATCTTTTGCGACAATATCCGCAAGATATTGCCCATAACTGCTACCCCCAAGCTCACGCGCCAGAAGATTGAGTTGCGCAGAGTCAATATAACCCATACGGAATGCAACTTCTTCCGGACAGGCAACCTTGAAGCCCTGACGTTTATCGATCGTATGAACATAGGAGCTGGCCTCCAACAGACTTTCATGAGTCCCGGTATCGAACCACGCGTATCCTCTCCCCATGGTTTCAACGGCCAAGGTCCCATCACGCAGATACCACGTATTGATATCTGTTATCTCAAGCTCACCACGTGGGCTTGGCTTGAGCGTTGAAGCCACATCAATCACCCGGCTGTCATAGAAATAGAGCCCCGTAACAGCCCAGTGAGACTTGGGCTTGGATGGCTTCTCTTCGATTGAAACAGCTTGGCCATTCCCGTCCATGGTAATCACGCCGTAACGAGACGGATCTGCAACGTGATACGCAAAGACCGTTGCCCCGTGAAGACCATTGAATGTTCTGTCAACGGCGCGACGCAGCATGTCACCCAGTCCATGACCATGAAAAATGTTATCGCCCAGAATCAGGGCGCAGTTGTTGTCGCCAATAAAATCTGCCCCGATCAAGAAGGCTTGCGCCAGCCCACCAGGCTTTTCCTGCTCGGCATACTCTATCGTGATGCCCCACTTCTTTCCATCACCCAGAAGAGCACGGAACAACCCTGAGTCTCGCGGAGTTGTGATAACTAAGATCTCACGAAGTCCCGCCAGCATCAGTGTGCTGAGCGAATAATAAATCATCGGCTTGTCGTAGACAGGCAATGCCTGTTTGGAGACAGCTTTCGTTGCCGGATAGAGTCTGGATCCTGTGCCCCCTGCCAGAATGATCCCTTTCATGATTCCCCCCGCGCCACACCATCCAGGTCGTTCTGCATCCACCGCATCAACCCGACAAGGAAAAGAAACAGTACACACGAAAACGGCAGGGCCGCCAAAACAACCGTCGCCTGCATAGCCACGAAATCACCGGCAAATAACAAACCCAAAGCTACCAATGTTACGACCAAAGACCAAAACAGACGAAGCCACATCGAAGCATCACGCCCTATTTGTCCACCCAAACGGGACAAGTCTGCCAACATGATGGCACCTGATTCGGCTGGTGTCAGAAAAAGGACAAAGCATGTAACAACAGCAAAGAAAACCATGGGCCCCGCAAAAGGATAATGCTGCAGAAAAACATACAAGGACATATCCGCCTGTTTTAGTGCAACAGAAGCCAGCTCATCAGCACCACCCACAACAAGATCCAAAGCCATGTTGCCGAGGACAGCATGAAAAGCAAAAGTACAAATCAGCGGAATGGACAGCACCCCCAGCACAACCTCACGAACCGTACGCCCCCTTGAAATACGGGCAATAAACAAGCCGACAAAAGGAGTCCACGACATCCACCAGGCCCAGAAGAAAACCGTCCAGCGGCCAACCCATCCGTCATCCCCGTACCCTTCTACAGGCGCTGCATAAGCATACAGATCAAACGTCTTGAGGAGGAGACCATCCAGATAATCACCCATATTTTGGACAAACCGCCCCAGAATCATAGCCACATCACCGTGCAGAAGCACAAGACCAAGTAAGGCAAGAAACAGGACAACATTAAGGTTGGAAACCCGCGAGATACCCCTTCGCACGCCAACCACAGCAATAAAAGCTGCACAGCCACTCATAAGAAGAATGATGGCCGTCAACATAGTCCGGGAAGGATCCATCCCCAAAAGATAGCCAGATCCAGATGCAACTAACATCGCGCCAATAATCAGGTTGGTAACCAGACCCGGGATTGTGACTAGGATACCAAAAGCATCCAGCAAATGACCACCCCAGCCATTGGCGCGGGCCTCCCCAAGCATAGGGATCAAGGCCGTGCGCAAAGCCAGCGGGTAACGGTGACGCCAGACACCATAACCAACAGCAATACCAACCAGCGCATACATGGCCCAGCCATGCAGACCCCAGTGCAGAAACGTCAGCTGCATGGCCTGTCGCGCAGCCTGTGGCGTTGATGGCATACCCTCGGGTGGTCTGAGGAAATGGTCAACAGGCTCGGAAACGGCAAAGTAGAGTAGCGACACACCAATCCCTGATGAAAACAACATACCCGACCATGATAGAAAACCGAACTCGGGATCTTCGCCATCACGCCCTAGGCGAAGCCCCGCGAACCGGGAGCAGGCCAACCAGAGAACAAAGAAAAGGCACGTCGCTGTAACCAACATGTAATACCAGCCGAAGGTCTGACAGACCCAAAGGCGGATTTCCTCCATCAAAAGGCCAGAGCGCTCCGGGAACAACAGGAGGAAGAGAACAAAAACACCTGTCAGAACCGAAGCACCACCAAATACAGGTATATTGACACGGGTCGTCAGACGCGCTTCAGCGGGAAAGACACCGCTCATCAAGTCCGTTCCCTCTTTTGCTGGCCCCGAAAGCAGGTACAACGACCCACACAAAATTACGATTTATAGTTGTCAACGCTAATTGCGTTCTCGTAAATAATCAAGGACCTCCTTGGCTGGACATCTCGATGACTGCCCTTAAACGCCACAACACGCCATCTGCTTTCCGCTTCGGAGAACAAGGCCTCTATATCAGCGGACGCAACTGCATAGAAGGGTCGGGACAACGGATCATCACGACATGCCCGGCTGATGGTGAACAGCTCTCTCTGGTTCATTGCGCTGACCGCCCTGACGTAGACCGAGCGGTACAATCCGCTGTGGAAGGGCAAAAGGTATGGGCTGAGAAGAGCACAGCAGAGCGAACCCGTGTCCTGATGCGTGCAGCCAGCATTCTGCGTGACCGGAACGATGAGCTGGCCCTGATCGAGGCACTTGACACAGGACGCCCCCTCTCGGAAACGCGCTCGGTTGACATTACAAGCGGTGCTGAGGTTCTGGAGTACTATGCTGGGCTGATCCCCACCCTAGAAGGTTCCCAGATCCCCCTGCGACGGGACAGTTTTGTCTATACACGACGGGAACCCTTGGGCGTCATTGCCGGCATTGGGGCATGGAATTACCCGCTCCAGATTGCCGTGTGGAAATCAGCACCAGCCTTGGCCGCAGGCAATGCCATGGTATTCAAGCCCAGCGAGCTGACACCGCTTGGTGCCCTTCAGCTTGCCACCATCTATACCGAAGCCGGCC
Proteins encoded:
- the rfbA gene encoding glucose-1-phosphate thymidylyltransferase RfbA; amino-acid sequence: MKGIILAGGTGSRLYPATKAVSKQALPVYDKPMIYYSLSTLMLAGLREILVITTPRDSGLFRALLGDGKKWGITIEYAEQEKPGGLAQAFLIGADFIGDNNCALILGDNIFHGHGLGDMLRRAVDRTFNGLHGATVFAYHVADPSRYGVITMDGNGQAVSIEEKPSKPKSHWAVTGLYFYDSRVIDVASTLKPSPRGELEITDINTWYLRDGTLAVETMGRGYAWFDTGTHESLLEASSYVHTIDKRQGFKVACPEEVAFRMGYIDSAQLNLLARELGGSSYGQYLADIVAKDA
- a CDS encoding BCCT family transporter; the protein is MSGVFPAEARLTTRVNIPVFGGASVLTGVFVLFLLLFPERSGLLMEEIRLWVCQTFGWYYMLVTATCLFFVLWLACSRFAGLRLGRDGEDPEFGFLSWSGMLFSSGIGVSLLYFAVSEPVDHFLRPPEGMPSTPQAARQAMQLTFLHWGLHGWAMYALVGIAVGYGVWRHRYPLALRTALIPMLGEARANGWGGHLLDAFGILVTIPGLVTNLIIGAMLVASGSGYLLGMDPSRTMLTAIILLMSGCAAFIAVVGVRRGISRVSNLNVVLFLALLGLVLLHGDVAMILGRFVQNMGDYLDGLLLKTFDLYAYAAPVEGYGDDGWVGRWTVFFWAWWMSWTPFVGLFIARISRGRTVREVVLGVLSIPLICTFAFHAVLGNMALDLVVGGADELASVALKQADMSLYVFLQHYPFAGPMVFFAVVTCFVLFLTPAESGAIMLADLSRLGGQIGRDASMWLRLFWSLVVTLVALGLLFAGDFVAMQATVVLAALPFSCVLFLFLVGLMRWMQNDLDGVARGES